One part of the Gemmatimonadales bacterium genome encodes these proteins:
- a CDS encoding M90 family metallopeptidase produces the protein MSLERLVDFFWIVLPWAVGALVAATAYRLLPRLAPLLRHLPGQPRVRLLREPIPAAWRDIVARNVPLAARLAEADRERLLRLAQVFLRDKPMEGVGLELTDEIRVTVAAQACLLLLNLDYPCYPTLRRVLVYPGVFQPRRVELTRHGALQEEPRPTLGEAWTSGVVVLSWDSSLVGSLNPAEGHNVVLHEFAHVLDGENGAMDGQPLLDHPSAYRTWGYVFRSLYERQVEAALEGGETPLHPYGATNRAEFFAVATEAFFTRPAELLRSLPDLYEELRKFYRQDPAALAAESDPAAP, from the coding sequence GTGTCGCTCGAGCGGCTGGTAGACTTCTTCTGGATCGTGCTTCCGTGGGCGGTGGGCGCGCTGGTCGCGGCCACCGCCTATCGTTTGCTGCCGCGCCTGGCTCCGCTGCTGCGCCACCTGCCGGGCCAGCCGCGGGTGCGGTTGCTCCGCGAGCCCATCCCGGCCGCGTGGCGCGACATCGTCGCGCGCAACGTCCCGCTCGCCGCGCGGCTCGCGGAGGCCGACCGCGAGCGGCTGCTCCGCCTGGCGCAGGTGTTCCTGCGCGACAAGCCGATGGAAGGCGTCGGGCTCGAGCTGACCGACGAGATCCGGGTCACGGTCGCCGCGCAGGCGTGCCTGCTGCTGCTGAACCTCGACTATCCCTGCTACCCGACGCTGCGGCGCGTGCTGGTCTACCCGGGCGTCTTCCAGCCCCGCCGGGTCGAGCTGACCCGCCACGGCGCGCTCCAGGAGGAGCCGCGGCCCACCCTGGGCGAGGCGTGGACGAGCGGCGTCGTGGTGCTCTCGTGGGACAGCAGCCTGGTGGGCTCGCTCAACCCGGCCGAGGGGCACAACGTGGTGCTGCACGAGTTCGCCCACGTGCTCGACGGGGAGAACGGCGCGATGGACGGCCAGCCGCTGCTGGACCATCCGTCGGCGTACCGGACCTGGGGCTACGTCTTCCGCTCGCTGTACGAGCGGCAGGTCGAGGCGGCGCTGGAGGGCGGGGAGACGCCCCTGCACCCCTACGGCGCCACCAACCGGGCGGAGTTCTTCGCGGTGGCGACGGAGGCGTTCTTCACCAGGCCGGCCGAGCTGCTTCGGAGCCTGCCGGACCTCTACGAGGAGCTGCGGAAGTTCTACCGGCAGGACCCGGCGGCGCTGGCGGCCGAGTCGGATCCCGCGGCGCCCTAG